In the genome of Blastocatellia bacterium, one region contains:
- the cas7c gene encoding type I-C CRISPR-associated protein Cas7/Csd2, giving the protein MTSALTNRHDFLLLFEVTNGNPNGDPDAGNMPRLDPNTNRGIVSDVCLKRKVRNYITEFAPAREDEQANGYNIFVQQGAVLNERINEGVKKAEGQIGTQVTDERKAEAAMKWLCREYYDIRALGAVISTGEKPMKGSAFGQVRGPVQFTFGQSFHSINALEISITRCAVTKEEDRAKERTMGNKHIVPYALYAAKGYVSPAFAERTGFTDDDLKLLFEALLQMFEHDRSAARGEMVVRGLYDFEHIGTQGPNNAEQNKREARLGCAHAHKLFEGIKVSLKEGREFPQSFDDYKVTCEWDNTPLPNGVKLNKRHED; this is encoded by the coding sequence ATGACTAGCGCCCTGACCAATCGCCACGATTTTCTACTGCTGTTTGAAGTCACCAATGGCAACCCCAACGGCGACCCGGATGCAGGCAATATGCCGCGCCTTGATCCGAATACTAATCGCGGCATCGTTTCGGACGTTTGCTTGAAACGCAAAGTCAGAAACTACATTACGGAGTTCGCCCCCGCACGCGAGGACGAACAAGCCAATGGCTACAACATTTTCGTCCAGCAGGGTGCAGTGTTAAATGAGCGCATCAATGAGGGCGTGAAAAAGGCTGAAGGCCAAATCGGTACTCAGGTCACAGACGAGCGTAAAGCTGAAGCAGCAATGAAATGGTTGTGCCGCGAGTACTATGACATTCGTGCTTTAGGAGCGGTAATCTCCACTGGTGAAAAACCAATGAAAGGCTCTGCTTTTGGACAAGTGCGTGGTCCAGTGCAGTTCACTTTCGGTCAGTCTTTCCATTCAATAAATGCGCTCGAAATAAGCATCACACGTTGCGCCGTTACAAAGGAAGAAGATCGCGCGAAAGAACGTACGATGGGCAATAAGCACATCGTTCCTTACGCGCTCTATGCGGCGAAGGGTTATGTCTCGCCCGCATTCGCCGAGCGCACGGGATTTACTGACGATGATCTCAAGCTGCTCTTTGAAGCGCTATTGCAAATGTTCGAGCATGACCGTTCGGCGGCGCGCGGCGAGATGGTCGTGCGCGGACTATACGACTTCGAGCATATCGGTACACAGGGGCCAAACAATGCCGAGCAGAACAAGCGCGAAGCGCGGCTCGGCTGCGCGCATGCCCACAAACTGTTTGAGGGAATTAAAGTGAGCTTGAAAGAAGGCCGCGAATTCCCCCAGTCATTCGACGACTACAAAGTGACTTGCGAATGGGACAATACGCCATTGCCAAACGGCGTAAAGCTGAACAAACGACACGAGGACTAA
- the cas8c gene encoding type I-C CRISPR-associated protein Cas8c/Csd1, translating to MLLQALYDFYQRACRDELIEEAAFTKKYVRWTIPLKADGTLEGAGLIENPRPQKGGREFTVPRTGRPKGSGQVAEFLFGELEAVFGLDREPNAAAGDLAKRARIEANNKAKQKDFWQQIEQAAHETKSSSLLALLRFRDQNVNNPNAVNPAFLRWGLNQENENEEPCWWIKNSLGKEIKLGPDNFIFQVDGHLLLDDEAVIRPHWRTTFARETDAKEKDAVKGLCLVTGKNDVPILKSHLPKIKKVPGTKQAEVFLVSAYEDAFWSYGLEQSLNAPVSSEAVRAYCNALNFLLSNEKHRLKIGGMALCFWAKESEAVNDLFAQLFEQPKPEAVRSFLTLPFRGDADYTPLKEDQFYSVTLTGNAGRIIVRHWMRQTVEQAVRNFRCWFEDLQIAEYRAVGDEEIPLSLKSLARTTLRITSDRKYKDEDLKAEVVTQLYRAALESTAPSLLLAHRILERFKSDLAKNGLSALNNLSRFALLRLVINRNEKEKSRMIDPIISETDDPAYNCGRLLAIFDDLQMAAHDYKLEGAGVVERYYGTASSAPNSAFGILWRLHQHHLKKLSRSDGGKAKAESLKKKIEDIAKLFKQPQPNLPPQFPRSFNLQAQGRFALGFYQQKAAERAGRQEYLEAKKAQTATQQTDMKGESIND from the coding sequence ATGCTTTTACAAGCACTCTATGACTTTTACCAACGCGCTTGTCGTGACGAGCTAATTGAAGAAGCCGCTTTCACGAAAAAGTACGTGCGTTGGACGATCCCTCTTAAGGCCGACGGCACGTTGGAAGGTGCAGGCTTGATTGAGAACCCCAGGCCGCAAAAAGGTGGGAGAGAATTTACGGTTCCCCGTACAGGTCGTCCCAAAGGAAGCGGGCAAGTAGCCGAGTTTCTCTTTGGAGAATTGGAAGCCGTGTTTGGTTTGGATAGAGAACCAAATGCTGCTGCGGGTGATTTAGCCAAGCGAGCAAGGATCGAGGCGAATAATAAGGCCAAACAGAAAGATTTCTGGCAGCAAATCGAGCAAGCTGCACATGAAACAAAAAGCTCTTCACTTTTGGCGCTACTCAGATTCCGCGATCAAAATGTAAACAATCCTAATGCAGTCAATCCTGCGTTCCTACGCTGGGGGCTGAATCAGGAAAATGAGAACGAGGAGCCATGTTGGTGGATAAAAAATTCGCTTGGAAAGGAAATCAAACTTGGGCCTGACAATTTCATCTTTCAGGTTGATGGTCATCTGCTGTTAGACGACGAAGCGGTGATTCGCCCCCATTGGCGCACAACCTTCGCACGAGAAACAGATGCTAAAGAAAAAGACGCTGTCAAAGGTTTGTGCCTCGTGACAGGGAAGAATGATGTTCCCATCCTAAAATCTCACCTGCCAAAAATTAAAAAAGTACCGGGCACAAAACAGGCCGAGGTCTTTCTGGTTTCAGCTTATGAAGACGCATTCTGGTCTTATGGACTTGAACAAAGTCTCAACGCGCCGGTTTCTTCGGAAGCGGTAAGGGCCTATTGCAATGCCTTGAATTTCTTGCTTTCAAACGAAAAACACCGACTCAAAATTGGCGGCATGGCCCTTTGCTTTTGGGCAAAGGAAAGTGAGGCCGTCAATGACCTCTTCGCGCAACTTTTCGAGCAACCAAAGCCGGAGGCTGTGCGTTCATTTCTGACTCTGCCATTCAGGGGCGATGCTGACTACACGCCATTGAAGGAGGATCAGTTTTACAGCGTGACGCTAACGGGCAATGCAGGACGCATCATTGTGCGCCACTGGATGCGACAAACAGTCGAGCAAGCTGTAAGGAATTTCCGATGTTGGTTTGAAGACTTGCAAATAGCGGAGTACAGGGCCGTTGGGGATGAAGAAATCCCACTGTCCTTAAAATCACTCGCGAGAACCACGCTTAGAATCACTAGCGATAGAAAGTATAAGGATGAAGACCTGAAGGCCGAAGTTGTAACGCAGCTTTATCGCGCTGCTTTAGAAAGTACTGCGCCATCGCTCTTATTGGCGCACCGTATCTTGGAACGCTTCAAATCAGACTTGGCGAAGAACGGTTTGTCTGCACTGAACAATCTCTCGCGCTTCGCCCTGTTGAGGCTTGTCATCAATCGCAATGAAAAGGAGAAGAGTCGCATGATCGATCCGATTATTTCCGAAACCGATGACCCTGCCTACAACTGTGGCAGGCTGTTGGCGATTTTCGATGACCTACAAATGGCCGCGCACGATTACAAGCTGGAAGGCGCAGGCGTTGTGGAGCGTTATTACGGCACCGCCTCTTCTGCTCCGAATAGCGCCTTTGGCATTCTGTGGCGGTTGCATCAACACCACTTGAAAAAGTTATCACGCAGCGATGGGGGCAAGGCTAAAGCTGAATCCTTGAAGAAGAAAATCGAGGACATCGCGAAACTTTTCAAACAACCGCAGCCAAACTTGCCGCCGCAATTTCCACGCTCTTTCAATTTGCAAGCACAAGGGCGATTCGCGCTCGGCTTTTATCAACAGAAAGCTGCTGAACGTGCTGGAAGACAAGAGTACTTGGAAGCGAAGAAAGCACAAACCGCCACCCAACAGACTGATATGAAAGGAGAATCCATTAATGACTAG
- the cas5c gene encoding type I-C CRISPR-associated protein Cas5c, translating into MTDKISVRVWGDWACFTRPEMKVERVSYPLMTPSAARGILEAIFWEPQMYYLIDAVRVVRRGAWISFKRNEVTARISLTNARSWMEGRKQVTPIIAGGGATDFTQRNTLALQGVEYIITAEVRLTELGKKTGQKVQKYRDEVTRRAKSGKCFHRPCLGMREFAADFDWEEDASTALQRRAAEMSDGWQAWGKDDLGLMLYDLFDQEDRAKGFRWLSATEKTAYKFERETRAAQLSKGEAKKLLKEALPEEEGTFIKPLAAFFHARVRDSVMECHPSRITLIRQNGGTH; encoded by the coding sequence ATGACGGATAAAATCAGCGTGCGTGTGTGGGGGGATTGGGCTTGCTTCACACGCCCGGAAATGAAAGTCGAACGCGTCAGTTATCCATTAATGACACCGTCGGCGGCTCGTGGCATCTTGGAAGCCATTTTCTGGGAACCACAAATGTATTATCTGATTGACGCCGTGCGTGTGGTACGGCGCGGAGCTTGGATTTCATTCAAGCGCAATGAAGTGACGGCCCGCATCAGCCTCACCAATGCACGTAGCTGGATGGAAGGGCGCAAGCAAGTGACGCCTATCATAGCGGGCGGCGGTGCGACCGATTTTACGCAGCGCAATACACTTGCCTTACAAGGCGTCGAGTACATCATCACAGCGGAAGTGCGTTTAACTGAACTCGGAAAGAAAACAGGGCAGAAAGTACAGAAATACCGCGATGAAGTCACTCGACGCGCTAAAAGCGGCAAATGTTTTCATCGCCCTTGTCTTGGGATGCGCGAATTCGCTGCTGACTTTGATTGGGAAGAAGATGCGTCTACAGCCCTTCAGCGCCGCGCCGCAGAGATGAGCGATGGCTGGCAGGCTTGGGGTAAGGATGATTTGGGCTTGATGCTCTATGATCTCTTCGATCAAGAAGACCGTGCAAAGGGTTTTCGTTGGTTGAGCGCAACAGAGAAAACGGCCTACAAGTTTGAACGTGAAACACGGGCGGCGCAGTTATCCAAGGGCGAAGCGAAAAAGCTTTTGAAAGAGGCACTACCTGAAGAAGAAGGCACGTTCATCAAGCCTTTGGCTGCTTTCTTCCACGCTCGCGTGCGCGACTCTGTAATGGAATGTCATCCGTCGCGCATCACGCTTATACGCCAAAATGGAGGCACGCACTGA
- the cas3 gene encoding CRISPR-associated helicase Cas3': MSFLAHTENEKGEPHLLSVHLQSVGALARAFAEAANPQLADAAQWAGLLHDLGKYRDEFQEYLRGKRESSAETHHAVYGAALARQKRWIAPSFAIAGHHAGLHDLVELEALIDKPVYQTKDHLRLLEARFNQELTTVATDLNEPRFDDKMRLEFYVRMVFSALVDADFLDTEAHYQSQRSTVPPLDATLTQELLLSLQRAKEAKAQAVRENNGAAELAALRNEIYDECLAKATLPQGFFSLTVPTGGGKTLSSMAFALRHAAQHNLRRVIAVIPYLSIIEQNAAEYRRILDPQDIGLVIENHSAVVIKSEDDEQRKTSEARARSPLVLAAENWDAPVVITTAVQFVESLFANKPSRCRKLHNVARSVVLLDEVQTLPAHLLDPLLSVMRELRDTYKVSFVFSSATQPAFRKQYNLANGFSEGEVTEITEKTQEMFKTLRRVRYELPPTGQTHSWQSLADEMSAAKQVLCVVNTRKQAFALWEALRGQLREEEEASIFHLSSAMCAEHRFDLIGAIQAPQEDSIRARLLRGLPCRVVSTQLVEAGVDLDFPTLYRALAPLDSLVQAAGRCNREGNLRNTQGESKLGHVIVFVPQDNVTPPGIYRIGTEHTQTMLEGATISAEHLATDPHIFAAYFQRLYQNANTGQQIQDERRAFNFRTVASAAKVISDNGIGVIVPYGRAIKLIDDLRKKQTPKGQPRFTRDDLRKLQRFIVNVRQDDYTKLERNGQLQPLLFNSKLELQVLNQGSYHSNLGVLVDQRPTEDYNQ, translated from the coding sequence ATGTCATTCCTTGCGCACACGGAGAATGAAAAAGGCGAGCCGCACCTGTTAAGCGTGCATCTGCAATCGGTTGGTGCATTGGCGCGGGCATTTGCTGAGGCCGCCAACCCGCAACTGGCAGATGCCGCGCAATGGGCCGGCTTGCTGCACGATCTTGGCAAGTATCGCGATGAGTTTCAGGAATACTTGCGCGGCAAACGCGAAAGCAGCGCAGAAACGCATCATGCAGTCTATGGCGCGGCATTAGCGCGACAAAAGCGATGGATTGCTCCATCGTTTGCCATTGCGGGACATCATGCGGGTTTGCATGATCTTGTCGAATTAGAGGCATTGATTGATAAGCCTGTCTATCAAACCAAAGACCACTTGCGCTTATTAGAGGCGCGCTTCAACCAAGAGTTAACCACTGTTGCGACCGATCTTAATGAACCGCGATTTGACGACAAAATGCGCCTGGAGTTTTATGTCCGAATGGTTTTCTCGGCCTTAGTGGATGCAGATTTTCTAGACACAGAAGCTCATTATCAAAGTCAACGCTCGACAGTGCCGCCGCTTGACGCAACCCTTACGCAAGAGCTATTGCTAAGCCTGCAACGCGCCAAAGAAGCCAAAGCACAGGCTGTCAGAGAAAATAATGGCGCAGCAGAACTTGCCGCATTACGCAATGAGATTTACGACGAGTGTTTAGCTAAAGCGACTCTTCCGCAAGGCTTCTTTTCGTTGACCGTGCCAACGGGCGGCGGCAAAACTTTGTCCAGTATGGCTTTTGCCTTGCGGCACGCGGCGCAACACAACTTGCGGCGTGTCATTGCGGTCATTCCTTATCTATCCATCATAGAGCAAAATGCTGCGGAATACCGGCGCATACTCGATCCGCAGGACATTGGCTTAGTCATAGAAAATCACTCCGCCGTTGTCATCAAGTCGGAAGATGATGAGCAAAGGAAAACCAGCGAGGCGCGGGCGCGTTCACCGCTCGTGTTAGCCGCAGAGAATTGGGATGCGCCTGTAGTAATCACAACCGCAGTGCAATTTGTCGAATCATTATTCGCTAACAAGCCTTCACGCTGTCGCAAGCTGCACAACGTAGCACGCTCGGTTGTTTTATTGGATGAAGTGCAAACTTTACCGGCGCATCTGCTGGATCCGCTATTGAGCGTGATGCGCGAACTCCGTGACACCTATAAAGTCAGTTTCGTGTTCTCGTCTGCAACCCAACCGGCTTTCCGCAAACAGTACAACTTGGCCAATGGTTTTTCTGAAGGCGAGGTCACAGAGATCACCGAAAAGACGCAAGAGATGTTCAAAACATTGCGGCGCGTGCGTTACGAATTGCCGCCCACAGGTCAAACACACAGTTGGCAAAGTTTGGCTGATGAAATGAGTGCGGCAAAGCAAGTCTTATGCGTCGTCAATACGCGCAAGCAAGCCTTCGCTTTGTGGGAAGCTTTGCGCGGTCAATTGCGCGAAGAAGAAGAAGCGAGCATCTTTCATCTTTCATCCGCAATGTGCGCGGAGCATCGCTTTGACTTGATCGGTGCGATACAAGCTCCTCAAGAAGACAGCATTCGTGCGCGATTGCTGCGAGGTTTGCCTTGCAGAGTTGTTTCTACGCAATTGGTAGAAGCGGGCGTTGATTTGGATTTCCCGACGCTTTATCGCGCACTAGCGCCACTTGATTCGCTCGTCCAAGCCGCAGGCCGTTGCAACCGTGAAGGCAATTTACGCAATACGCAAGGTGAGAGCAAACTTGGGCACGTCATTGTCTTCGTGCCGCAAGACAACGTCACGCCTCCTGGTATTTATCGCATCGGGACAGAACACACTCAAACCATGCTTGAGGGCGCAACGATCAGCGCGGAACACCTCGCGACTGACCCACACATCTTTGCAGCCTACTTTCAACGGCTCTATCAAAATGCCAATACGGGTCAGCAGATTCAAGACGAGCGCAGAGCTTTCAACTTTCGCACGGTTGCTAGCGCAGCCAAAGTAATCTCCGATAATGGCATCGGTGTCATCGTCCCTTACGGCAGAGCTATTAAGCTCATCGATGATTTAAGAAAAAAACAGACGCCCAAAGGCCAACCACGTTTTACACGCGACGATTTGCGCAAACTGCAACGCTTTATAGTCAACGTGCGACAAGACGATTACACAAAGCTAGAAAGGAATGGCCAGTTACAGCCATTGCTATTCAACAGCAAGCTTGAATTGCAAGTTCTCAACCAAGGCTCCTATCACAGTAATTTGGGAGTGCTTGTAGATCAACGACCAACAGAGGATTACAACCAATGA
- a CDS encoding Hsp70 family protein, with protein MERDHMMKCANCGATLYSNHPSAACVYCGAARSGNAPVLARSLRIETVGDTATILIPQGTELPTSMAEVFSTAFDGQSTVEIHLLEGDSESVSQNRHIGRFQLSGLRPQPRAVPQIQFVLRVSAEGALVIEAEEVGTENRRVFQGLIVGVK; from the coding sequence ATGGAAAGAGACCACATGATGAAATGCGCCAACTGCGGAGCAACCCTCTACAGTAATCATCCCTCGGCTGCGTGTGTTTACTGTGGCGCGGCCAGGTCAGGAAACGCCCCGGTGCTGGCGCGGTCGCTAAGGATCGAAACGGTGGGGGACACCGCAACCATCCTGATCCCGCAGGGCACGGAACTGCCTACGAGTATGGCCGAAGTATTCTCGACGGCCTTCGACGGACAATCCACCGTGGAGATTCATCTGCTCGAAGGCGACAGCGAGAGCGTCAGCCAGAACCGTCACATCGGCAGGTTTCAGCTCTCGGGCCTGCGTCCGCAGCCGCGCGCCGTGCCGCAGATTCAGTTCGTGCTGCGCGTCTCTGCCGAAGGGGCGTTAGTCATCGAAGCCGAGGAAGTGGGCACAGAGAATCGCCGAGTGTTTCAAGGGCTGATCGTCGGCGTCAAATAA
- a CDS encoding GNAT family N-acetyltransferase — protein MSEKAMPSIRLATAADAGLLAELGASTFYDTFIGDTTPEDMAAYLAASFSPLLQAQEIADADTTFFIAEIAGTAAGYAKLQSSAAPPCVTGDQPVELCRLYVASGLIGSGVGAALMQACISEAESAGSETMWLGVWEHNERAQRFYERWGFEVVGEHIFQLGSDAQRDLVMRRKI, from the coding sequence ATGAGCGAGAAAGCCATGCCTTCAATCCGCCTTGCGACCGCGGCTGACGCCGGCCTCTTAGCCGAGCTGGGGGCCAGCACTTTCTATGACACGTTCATCGGCGATACCACGCCCGAAGACATGGCGGCCTATCTTGCCGCCTCCTTCAGCCCATTGCTTCAGGCGCAAGAGATTGCTGACGCCGACACGACATTCTTCATCGCCGAGATCGCTGGAACTGCCGCCGGCTATGCCAAGCTGCAATCGAGCGCCGCGCCGCCTTGCGTAACTGGGGATCAGCCGGTTGAGCTGTGCCGGTTGTACGTCGCCAGCGGCCTGATCGGCAGCGGCGTCGGCGCGGCATTGATGCAAGCCTGCATCAGTGAAGCCGAGAGCGCCGGCTCGGAGACGATGTGGCTTGGGGTGTGGGAGCATAACGAGCGCGCCCAAAGGTTCTACGAGCGATGGGGCTTTGAGGTAGTCGGCGAGCATATTTTTCAGCTCGGGTCAGACGCCCAGCGCGACCTGGTGATGCGGCGCAAGATTTGA
- a CDS encoding NCS1 family nucleobase:cation symporter-1, with protein MAAQTNPAQTGDNDFVELSEDLSASPLWNADLAPVPIARRNWTTYNYAALWISMAHCIPTYMLASSLIDLGMNWWQALLTILLGNSIVLVPILLNSHPGTRYGIPFPVFSRASFGTIGSNLPALMRALVACGWFGIQAWIGGEAVHTLLRTLWPAWETLLGGPIQSPAAIAGHTPTEYIAFLLFWSLNIYIVYRGMDLLRKVENWAAPFVLVMAALLLVWVLWKAQGLGNIMHGEDKFGSFGAFWKVFIPSLTGMIGYWSTLSLNMPDFTRFGRSQREQVLGQTVALPTTMVVFAAMGVIITSASAIIFGKTIWDPVQLVGQFTQPVVVAVSMFTVVVATLSVNIAANVVSPANDFANAFPRLITFRLGGLITGLLGIVMQPWRLLADPAGYVFKWLGGYSGGLGSIAGILIVDYWLVRRKQLILPDLYKIRGAYSYAAGWNWRAVVAVLLGCGLAWGGLVIPALKPLYDYGWFVGFFASGAIYLGLMKLTAPVEPAAAQTQAS; from the coding sequence GTGGCCGCGCAAACCAATCCCGCACAAACCGGCGACAATGATTTCGTCGAGCTAAGCGAAGACCTGTCGGCAAGCCCGCTGTGGAATGCCGATCTGGCCCCCGTGCCCATCGCCCGCCGCAACTGGACGACTTATAATTACGCCGCGCTATGGATCAGCATGGCGCACTGCATTCCGACTTACATGCTGGCGTCGAGCCTGATCGATCTCGGCATGAACTGGTGGCAGGCGCTGTTGACCATCCTGCTCGGCAACTCCATCGTGCTGGTGCCGATCCTGTTGAACTCGCATCCGGGCACGCGCTATGGCATTCCCTTCCCGGTCTTCTCGCGCGCCAGCTTCGGCACCATCGGCTCGAACCTGCCGGCGCTGATGCGCGCCCTGGTCGCCTGCGGCTGGTTCGGCATTCAGGCGTGGATCGGCGGCGAAGCCGTTCACACCTTGCTGCGCACGCTGTGGCCGGCGTGGGAAACCTTGCTCGGCGGCCCCATTCAATCGCCCGCCGCAATCGCCGGCCATACGCCGACCGAATATATCGCCTTCCTGCTCTTCTGGTCGCTCAACATCTACATCGTCTATCGCGGCATGGACTTGTTGCGCAAAGTCGAGAACTGGGCCGCGCCGTTCGTGCTGGTCATGGCGGCCCTGCTGCTGGTCTGGGTGCTGTGGAAAGCGCAAGGACTGGGCAACATCATGCACGGCGAGGACAAGTTCGGCAGCTTCGGCGCGTTCTGGAAAGTCTTCATCCCGTCGCTCACGGGCATGATCGGCTACTGGTCTACGCTCAGCCTGAACATGCCCGACTTCACGCGCTTCGGGCGCAGCCAGCGCGAGCAGGTGCTCGGCCAGACCGTGGCGCTGCCGACCACGATGGTCGTCTTTGCGGCGATGGGCGTCATCATCACTTCGGCTTCGGCCATCATCTTCGGCAAAACGATCTGGGACCCGGTGCAACTGGTCGGGCAGTTCACGCAGCCGGTCGTCGTCGCCGTTTCGATGTTCACGGTCGTCGTCGCGACGCTGTCAGTCAACATCGCCGCCAACGTCGTTTCGCCGGCCAATGATTTCGCCAACGCCTTTCCGCGCCTTATCACTTTTCGGCTTGGCGGGTTGATCACCGGCCTGCTCGGCATCGTCATGCAGCCGTGGCGCTTGCTGGCCGACCCGGCGGGTTACGTCTTTAAATGGTTGGGCGGTTATTCGGGCGGGCTCGGCTCGATTGCCGGCATCCTGATCGTTGACTACTGGCTGGTGCGCCGCAAGCAGTTAATCTTGCCCGACCTCTACAAAATCAGAGGCGCGTACAGCTACGCGGCGGGGTGGAACTGGCGCGCGGTCGTGGCCGTCTTGCTGGGGTGCGGGCTGGCCTGGGGCGGGCTGGTGATCCCCGCGCTCAAGCCGCTTTATGATTACGGCTGGTTCGTCGGCTTCTTCGCGTCGGGCGCAATCTACCTGGGGCTGATGAAGCTGACCGCGCCGGTCGAACCCGCCGCCGCACAGACGCAAGCGTCTTGA
- a CDS encoding TonB family protein — translation MGIRIQQKLFGIALTALLCMACAQQPVTAQVVVKPSPAPESVLAGLRNTAASTRRETADQLGALRARNAVRPLTAALKDKDATVREAAAFALGQIADPLAADALIRSLVDKDAATRAAAAFALGMIGERKSLTAIAGVLDDPDTGVRSSAVIALGLAQDGEAVDELIQMLGDVNFDPRYDAAWALGEIGDPDADSALRETEATIDALKLPDQWREAYRQTVRAALANLRTIEHGSPTRPRRATGVIPEPLRYSSTTQPARLRQSVAAAPTEKALRARITGTVGLRLLVAADGRPARAYVIRRLGYGLDQRAVEAALQYRFEAATQNGLPQSTWVDVEVKF, via the coding sequence ATGGGGATTCGCATTCAGCAAAAGCTATTCGGTATCGCGCTCACCGCTCTGCTGTGCATGGCCTGTGCGCAACAACCGGTGACGGCGCAAGTCGTCGTCAAGCCGTCGCCCGCACCGGAATCCGTGCTGGCGGGACTCCGAAACACCGCGGCTTCGACGCGGCGCGAGACCGCCGACCAGCTCGGCGCGCTGCGCGCACGCAACGCCGTGCGCCCGCTGACCGCGGCGCTCAAAGACAAAGACGCCACCGTGCGCGAAGCCGCCGCGTTCGCGCTCGGACAGATCGCCGACCCGCTGGCGGCTGATGCGCTGATCCGCTCGCTCGTAGACAAAGACGCCGCGACGCGCGCCGCCGCCGCCTTTGCGCTCGGCATGATCGGCGAGCGCAAATCGCTTACGGCCATTGCCGGCGTGCTCGACGACCCGGACACCGGCGTGCGCTCGTCCGCGGTCATCGCCCTCGGCCTGGCGCAGGATGGCGAAGCGGTTGACGAGCTGATCCAGATGTTGGGCGACGTCAATTTCGACCCACGCTATGACGCCGCATGGGCGCTCGGCGAGATCGGCGACCCGGATGCCGACAGCGCCTTGCGCGAGACCGAAGCGACGATTGACGCGCTAAAATTGCCCGACCAGTGGCGCGAGGCTTACCGGCAGACGGTGCGCGCGGCGCTGGCCAACTTGCGCACCATCGAGCACGGCTCGCCGACGCGGCCGCGCCGCGCTACGGGGGTCATCCCTGAGCCGTTGCGTTATTCGAGCACGACACAGCCGGCGCGCTTGCGCCAGTCGGTCGCGGCAGCGCCTACGGAAAAAGCCTTGCGGGCTCGCATCACCGGCACGGTCGGTTTGCGCTTACTGGTCGCCGCCGATGGCCGCCCGGCGCGCGCTTATGTGATTCGCCGGCTGGGCTACGGTCTCGACCAGCGCGCCGTCGAAGCCGCCTTGCAGTATCGCTTCGAGGCGGCGACGCAGAACGGCTTGCCGCAATCGACCTGGGTCGATGTGGAAGTGAAGTTTTAA
- a CDS encoding nitrilase-related carbon-nitrogen hydrolase translates to MARTVRCGLIQAKNACPIDEPIEKIKQANIETNLRFIEEAARQGVQIICMQEVFTTPYFCAEQNTHWYGAVEPIPDGPTTRLMQETAKKHGMVIVVPIYEEEITGVYYNTAAVIDADGKYLGKYRKNHIPHTAPGFWEKFYFKPGNLGYPTFETAFARVGVYICYDRHFPEGARILGLNGAEVVFNPSATVAGLSEYLWELEQPAHAVANGYFVGAINRVGHEQPWDIGEFYGKSYFCNPRGKIIAQASRDNDELVVADLNLDEIREVRNVWQFYRDRRPESYDQIVSE, encoded by the coding sequence ATGGCAAGAACGGTACGTTGCGGATTGATTCAGGCGAAGAACGCCTGCCCGATTGATGAGCCGATTGAAAAGATCAAGCAGGCGAACATCGAAACCAATTTGCGCTTTATCGAAGAGGCGGCCCGCCAGGGCGTGCAGATCATCTGCATGCAAGAGGTCTTCACGACCCCCTACTTCTGCGCCGAGCAGAACACGCATTGGTACGGAGCCGTCGAGCCCATCCCCGACGGGCCGACCACACGGCTGATGCAAGAGACCGCCAAGAAACACGGCATGGTGATCGTCGTGCCGATTTATGAAGAAGAGATTACCGGCGTTTATTACAACACCGCGGCGGTGATTGATGCCGACGGCAAGTACCTAGGCAAGTATCGCAAAAACCACATCCCGCACACCGCGCCGGGCTTCTGGGAGAAGTTCTATTTCAAGCCGGGCAATCTGGGTTACCCGACTTTTGAAACCGCCTTTGCGCGCGTCGGCGTCTACATCTGCTATGACCGCCACTTTCCCGAAGGGGCGCGCATCCTCGGTTTGAATGGCGCCGAGGTTGTCTTTAATCCATCGGCGACGGTTGCGGGGCTTTCGGAATACCTGTGGGAGCTTGAGCAGCCGGCGCATGCCGTGGCCAATGGCTATTTCGTCGGCGCCATCAATCGCGTCGGCCACGAGCAGCCGTGGGACATCGGCGAGTTTTACGGCAAGAGCTACTTCTGCAATCCGCGCGGCAAGATCATCGCCCAGGCATCGCGCGACAACGACGAACTGGTGGTCGCTGATCTGAACCTCGACGAGATTCGCGAGGTGCGCAACGTCTGGCAATTCTACCGCGACCGCCGCCCCGAAAGTTACGACCAAATCGTCAGCGAATGA